One window of Nymphaea colorata isolate Beijing-Zhang1983 chromosome 1, ASM883128v2, whole genome shotgun sequence genomic DNA carries:
- the LOC116246465 gene encoding pentatricopeptide repeat-containing protein At5g66520-like: MISTLAGKFLPPVILQKCATMKQLKQIHAHFITAGLLDSNVFLLGRLFAFCADTDSGDLDYAHLVFTQIRSPDIFFVNTIIRGYSTSPTPTKSIQFYTHLLRSRQAPDLYTFPFVLKACTQLSDVWQGETIHGQAIKFGFSSYVYVGNALIHMYGFCGHVETARQLFDGISERDVVSWNSMISVYAKLGDAREARSLFDAMPERNVISWSAMIACYVQQGSSKDALNIFSQMQADKVMPHKSTLVSVLSACAHLGALEQGKWVHAFVGSNGMKLSVVLGTALIDMYSKCGCVDLALKIFHEMHEKNLLAWTTMIKGLAMHGRGHEAVNLFTDMLALGIEPDDIAFIGALSACTHAGLVAEGRQYFEMMSTVYNVSPKIEHYGCMVDLLARVGQLDEAREMVETMPMCPDSLIWGALLAGCKFHGNVELAESVAKHLIQLEPENCGVYVLLANIYAASGRHGDARKLREKMKTKRLMKTPGCSVIEINGTIHQFLVGDTSHPQIKKIQAMWEGIG; the protein is encoded by the coding sequence ATGATCAGTACACTCGCCGGAAAATTTCTCCCTCCTGTCATCCTCCAAAAATGCGCCACTATGAAGCAGCTCAAGCAAATTCACGCCCACTTTATCACTGCCGGCCTCCTCGACAGCAACGTCTTCCTCCTCGGCCGCCTATTCGCCTTCTGCGCGGACACAGATTCTGGTGATCTGGACTATGCGCACCTTGTGTTCACCCAAATTCGAAGTCCCGATATCTTCTTCGTCAATACCATTATCAGGGGATATTCAACCAGTCCCACTCCCACTAAATCCATTCAATTCTACACTCACCTTCTCCGGTCGCGTCAAGCCCCCGATCTCTACACTTTTCCGTTTGTTCTCAAGGCGTGCACGCAATTGTCGGACGTCTGGCAGGGAGAAACGATTCATGGGCAGGCgataaaatttggatttagctCATATGTGTACGTGGGGAATGCGTTGATTCATATGTATGGGTTCTGCGGGCACGTCGAAACTGCTCGCCAACTGTTTGATGGAATCTCTGAACGAGATGTTGTGTCCTGGAACTCAATGATATCGGTTTATGCTAAGCTGGGCGATGCCCGCGAAGCGCGGTCGCTTTTTGATGCAATGCCGGAGAGGAATGTGATCTCTTGGAGCGCCATGATTGCTTGTTATGTGCAGCAGGGATCTTCTAAGGACGCCTTGAATATCTTTTCTCAAATGCAAGCTGATAAGGTTATGCCCCATAAATCCACTTTGGTGAGTGTGCTCTCGGCTTGTGCCCATCTGGGCGCTCTCGAACAGGGCAAGTGGGTTCATGCTTTTGTTGGATCTAACGGTATGAAACTGAGCGTCGTACTTGGAACCGCACTTATAGATATGTATTCCAAGTGTGGCTGCGTAGATCTTGCTTTGAAAATCTTTCATGAGATGCATGAGAAGAACCTGTTGGCATGGACCACTATGATCAAAGGGCTAGCAATGCATGGGCGCGGGCATGAAGCGGTCAATTTGTTTACTGATATGTTGGCACTAGGCATTGAACCTGATGATATTGCCTTTATTGGAGCGCTCAGCGCCTGCACTCATGCAGGGTTGGTAGCCGAAGGTCGccaatattttgaaatgatGAGTACAGTGTATAATGTTAGCCCCAAAATTGAGCACTACGGATGCATGGTTGATCTCCTTGCACGAGTTGGGCAGCTTGATGAAGCAAGGGAGATGGTTGAAACGATGCCAATGTGTCCTGATAGTCTTATCTGGGGTGCTCTGTTGGCTGGTTGTAAATTTCACGGGAATGTGGAGCTCGCAGAGTCTGTAGCCAAGCATTTGATTCAATTGGAGCCTGAGAATTGTGGGGTTTATGTCTTGCTGGCTAATATATATGCTGCATCTGGTAGGCATGGAGATGCCAGGAAGTTGCGagaaaagatgaaaacaaagagattGATGAAGACTCCTGGGTGTAGTGTCATCGAAATTAATGGTACCATACACCAATTCCTTGTTGGTGATACCTCCCATCCTCAAATAAAGAAGATACAAGCAATGTGGGAAGGGATAGGCTAA
- the LOC116246466 gene encoding transcription factor MYB41-like isoform X1: protein MGRAPCCEKEGLKRGPWTPEEDKKLVDYIQKHGKGNWRTLPKNAGLSRCGKSCRLRWTNYLRPDIRRGRFSFEEEETIIQLHGVLGNKWSAIAGYLPGRTDNEIKNYWNTHIRKRFLRMGIDPVTHSLRLDLLDFSSIASIISSSLNNGIDPLSNPEILMLARNFLAAQRQNMTHSYNNQCPMPHQANYSLGPQIENRYDDFNARDTIINIQNSNIADAQNLDRTEAIQAGACHEVVSGAHTFDISTNLQEGLSPSVDHCLFYSSTVHSDIDISPSTLYSTDDQNCNHSATISAQSPGSCVPLNPMPMDSGSSIEDERETFINNLLRFASLELLGI, encoded by the exons ATGGGGAGAGCTCCTTGTTGTGAGAAAGAGGGGTTGAAGAGGGGTCCATGGACGCCGGAGGAGGATAAAAAGCTGGTGGATTACATTCAGAAGCATGGGAAAGGCAACTGGAGGACACTTCCTAAGAATGCAG GTTTATCAAGATGTGGAAAGAGTTGCAGGCTTCGTTGGACTAATTATCTGCGGCCAGACATCAGAAGGGGTCGATTCTCCTTTGAAGAGGAAGAGACCATCATTCAACTGCACGGCGTTCTGGGAAACAA GTGGTCTGCAATTGCTGGATATCTGCCAGGAAGGACGGACAATGAGATCAAGAACTACTGGAACACCCACATAAGGAAAAGGTTTCTAAGGATGGGAATCGATCCAGTGACTCACAGTCTTAGGCTTGATCTCTTGGATTTCTCTAGTATAGCTTccattatctcatcttctctcAATAATGGCATTGATCCTCTATCCAATCCTGAGATACTCATGCTAGCTAGAAACTTCTTAGCAGCACAGAGGCAGAACATGACTCACAGTTACAACAATCAATGTCCCATGCCCCACCAGGCAAACTACTCCTTAGGCCCTCAGATTGAGAACCGATACGATGATTTCAATGCACGAGACACGATCATTAATATCCAAAACTCCAACATAGCAGATGCCCAAAATTTGGACCGGACAGAAGCTATACAAGCAGGTGCCTGTCATGAGGTGGTATCAGGTGCTCATACTTTTGACATCTCAACAAATCTGCAAGAAGGTTTATCTCCATCCGTTGATCACTGCCTCTTTTATTCTTCAACAGTGCACTCGGACATTGACATTTCCCCTTCCACTTTGTACTCAACTGATGACCAAAATTGCAACCATTCCGCAACGATCTCTGCGCAGAGTCCCGGATCTTGTGTGCCTTTGAATCCAATGCCAATGGATTCAGGAAGTTCTATTGAAGATGAGAGGGAGACCTTCATCAACAACTTGCTGCGTTTTGCAAGTCTTGAACTCCTTGGAATCTGA
- the LOC116246466 gene encoding transcription factor MYB41-like isoform X2 has product MGRAPCCEKEGLKRGPWTPEEDKKLVDYIQKHGKGNWRTLPKNAGLSRCGKSCRLRWTNYLRPDIRRGRFSFEEEETIIQLHGVLGNKWSAIAGYLPGRTDNEIKNYWNTHIRKRFLRMGIDPVTHSLRLDLLDFSSIASIISSSLNNGIDPLSNPEILMLARNFLAAQRQNMTHSYNNQCPMPHQANYSLGPQIENRYDDFNARDTIINIQNSNIADAQNLDRTEAIQAGACHEVVSVHSDIDISPSTLYSTDDQNCNHSATISAQSPGSCVPLNPMPMDSGSSIEDERETFINNLLRFASLELLGI; this is encoded by the exons ATGGGGAGAGCTCCTTGTTGTGAGAAAGAGGGGTTGAAGAGGGGTCCATGGACGCCGGAGGAGGATAAAAAGCTGGTGGATTACATTCAGAAGCATGGGAAAGGCAACTGGAGGACACTTCCTAAGAATGCAG GTTTATCAAGATGTGGAAAGAGTTGCAGGCTTCGTTGGACTAATTATCTGCGGCCAGACATCAGAAGGGGTCGATTCTCCTTTGAAGAGGAAGAGACCATCATTCAACTGCACGGCGTTCTGGGAAACAA GTGGTCTGCAATTGCTGGATATCTGCCAGGAAGGACGGACAATGAGATCAAGAACTACTGGAACACCCACATAAGGAAAAGGTTTCTAAGGATGGGAATCGATCCAGTGACTCACAGTCTTAGGCTTGATCTCTTGGATTTCTCTAGTATAGCTTccattatctcatcttctctcAATAATGGCATTGATCCTCTATCCAATCCTGAGATACTCATGCTAGCTAGAAACTTCTTAGCAGCACAGAGGCAGAACATGACTCACAGTTACAACAATCAATGTCCCATGCCCCACCAGGCAAACTACTCCTTAGGCCCTCAGATTGAGAACCGATACGATGATTTCAATGCACGAGACACGATCATTAATATCCAAAACTCCAACATAGCAGATGCCCAAAATTTGGACCGGACAGAAGCTATACAAGCAGGTGCCTGTCATGAGGTGGTATCAG TGCACTCGGACATTGACATTTCCCCTTCCACTTTGTACTCAACTGATGACCAAAATTGCAACCATTCCGCAACGATCTCTGCGCAGAGTCCCGGATCTTGTGTGCCTTTGAATCCAATGCCAATGGATTCAGGAAGTTCTATTGAAGATGAGAGGGAGACCTTCATCAACAACTTGCTGCGTTTTGCAAGTCTTGAACTCCTTGGAATCTGA